From a single Peromyscus maniculatus bairdii isolate BWxNUB_F1_BW_parent chromosome 4, HU_Pman_BW_mat_3.1, whole genome shotgun sequence genomic region:
- the Ap5s1 gene encoding AP-5 complex subunit sigma-1 isoform X3, translating to MEPAGKGGACWPGMMTRPSRRQKGFWLLWNIHPGAMVHAFLIHTLRAPNLEDTGLCRVLYSYVFGAEKSPDDPRPHGAERDRLFRKEQILAVARWSHCADCSSKHLDVPPQTCSLSSQMSLCPCMRPLMEPSTWELGTLSRSHRQWCGWVCSP from the exons ATGGAGCCGGCAGGGAAAGGGGGGGCATGTTGGCCGGGGATGATGACGCGCCCTTCCCGGCGGCAGAAAG GTTTCTGGCTTCTCTGGAACATCCACCCTGGAGCTATGGTCCACGCCTTCCTCATCCATACCTTGAGGGCCCCGAATTTGGAAGATACAGGCCTTTGCCGAGTGCTCTACTCCTATGTCTTTGGTGCTGAGAAGTCACCCGATGATCCACGGCCACATGGTGCAGAAAGGGACAGGCTCTTCCGCAAGGAACAGATTTTGGCCGTGGCCAG GTGGAGTCACTGTGCAGACTGCAGCAGCAAGCATCTGGATGTCCCTCCACAGACCTGCAGCCTCAGTTCTCAGATGAGCCTGTGTCCTTGCATGAGGCCCCTCATGGAGCCTTCTACCTGGGAGCTGGGGACCCTTTCCAGGAGCCACAGACAGTGGTGTGGCTGGGTGTGCTCTCCCTAG
- the Ap5s1 gene encoding AP-5 complex subunit sigma-1 isoform X1, translating to MEPAGKGGACWPGMMTRPSRRQKGFWLLWNIHPGAMVHAFLIHTLRAPNLEDTGLCRVLYSYVFGAEKSPDDPRPHGAERDRLFRKEQILAVARQVESLCRLQQQASGCPSTDLQPQFSDEPVSLHEAPHGAFYLGAGDPFQEPQTVVWLGVLSLGFALVLDTQENLLLAESTLRLLVRLLLDHLRLLTPGSNFLLRADRIEGILTRFLPHGQLLFLNDQFVQELEKEFSAAWPR from the exons ATGGAGCCGGCAGGGAAAGGGGGGGCATGTTGGCCGGGGATGATGACGCGCCCTTCCCGGCGGCAGAAAG GTTTCTGGCTTCTCTGGAACATCCACCCTGGAGCTATGGTCCACGCCTTCCTCATCCATACCTTGAGGGCCCCGAATTTGGAAGATACAGGCCTTTGCCGAGTGCTCTACTCCTATGTCTTTGGTGCTGAGAAGTCACCCGATGATCCACGGCCACATGGTGCAGAAAGGGACAGGCTCTTCCGCAAGGAACAGATTTTGGCCGTGGCCAG ACAGGTGGAGTCACTGTGCAGACTGCAGCAGCAAGCATCTGGATGTCCCTCCACAGACCTGCAGCCTCAGTTCTCAGATGAGCCTGTGTCCTTGCATGAGGCCCCTCATGGAGCCTTCTACCTGGGAGCTGGGGACCCTTTCCAGGAGCCACAGACAGTGGTGTGGCTGGGTGTGCTCTCCCTAGGCTTTGCCCTGGTGCTGGATACCCAGGAGAACTTGCTGCTGGCTGAGAGCACCCTCCGGCTGTTGGTCCGTCTCCTTCTTGACCACCTCCGGCTGCTGACACCAGGTAGCAACTTCCTGCTGCGGGCTGACCGCATTGAGGGAATCCTCACCCGCTTCCTGCCGCATGGGCAGCTGCTTTTCCTCAATGACCAGTTtgtccaggagctggagaaggaattCAGTGCGGCTTGGCCCCGCTGA
- the Ap5s1 gene encoding AP-5 complex subunit sigma-1 isoform X2 translates to MVHAFLIHTLRAPNLEDTGLCRVLYSYVFGAEKSPDDPRPHGAERDRLFRKEQILAVARQVESLCRLQQQASGCPSTDLQPQFSDEPVSLHEAPHGAFYLGAGDPFQEPQTVVWLGVLSLGFALVLDTQENLLLAESTLRLLVRLLLDHLRLLTPGSNFLLRADRIEGILTRFLPHGQLLFLNDQFVQELEKEFSAAWPR, encoded by the exons ATGGTCCACGCCTTCCTCATCCATACCTTGAGGGCCCCGAATTTGGAAGATACAGGCCTTTGCCGAGTGCTCTACTCCTATGTCTTTGGTGCTGAGAAGTCACCCGATGATCCACGGCCACATGGTGCAGAAAGGGACAGGCTCTTCCGCAAGGAACAGATTTTGGCCGTGGCCAG ACAGGTGGAGTCACTGTGCAGACTGCAGCAGCAAGCATCTGGATGTCCCTCCACAGACCTGCAGCCTCAGTTCTCAGATGAGCCTGTGTCCTTGCATGAGGCCCCTCATGGAGCCTTCTACCTGGGAGCTGGGGACCCTTTCCAGGAGCCACAGACAGTGGTGTGGCTGGGTGTGCTCTCCCTAGGCTTTGCCCTGGTGCTGGATACCCAGGAGAACTTGCTGCTGGCTGAGAGCACCCTCCGGCTGTTGGTCCGTCTCCTTCTTGACCACCTCCGGCTGCTGACACCAGGTAGCAACTTCCTGCTGCGGGCTGACCGCATTGAGGGAATCCTCACCCGCTTCCTGCCGCATGGGCAGCTGCTTTTCCTCAATGACCAGTTtgtccaggagctggagaaggaattCAGTGCGGCTTGGCCCCGCTGA